The Desulfonatronum lacustre DSM 10312 region CGGTCTGAACCGCGTCGGTGTGTAGGAGGATGCCCCGGCTCTTGACGATTTCGGCGATCCGCTCCAGAGGGAAGATCACGCCATTTTCATTGTTGGCGTGCATGATGGAGACCAGGGCCGTGTCCGGGCGCAGGCTGTCCTCCAACTCCTGCACGTCCAGCCTCCCCAGTTCGTCCACCTTCAGATGGGTGACCTCGTACCCGGCGATTTCCAGGTGGCTGGCCACGTTCAGGACCGCGGGATGCTCCACCCGGGTGGTCACAACGTGCCGCTTTTCCGGTTGGGAGCGGACAGCGGAAAAGATGGCCGTGTTGTCGCTTTCCGTGCCGCAGGAGGTGAAGATGATCTCTTCCGGGGAGCAGCCCAGCCCCTGGGCCGTGCGTTCCCGTGCCTCACTGATGAATTTGCCAACGTTGCCGCCAAAGCCGTGCATGCTGGAGGCGTTGCCGTAGGCCTCCCGCAAAAAGGGCAGCATGGCCTCCAGAACTTCCGGGGCGACCCTTGTCGTGGCGTTGTTGTCCAGGTAGATCACGGTCATGAGCGCACCTCCTCCACGATGATGTCCGGGTCCACGGCATCGCGCAACCGGCGTTGGACCAGTTCCTTGATGGTCAACTGGCTGGAGGGACAGCCCGAACAGGCCCCGCGCATGGAGACCAGGACCTTGGCACCTTCGATGTCCAGAAGCTCGATGTCCCCGCGGTCCTTTTTCAGGCTGGGCCGGATTTCCTCGTCAATGACCTTGGTCACCAGCTGCATCCGTTGGAGGTTGGTCAACTTGCGCTTGGGCGCGGCGGGCTTGGGTTTGGCCGGCTCCGTGCCCCGGGTTTCGGCCAGGATGCGCTCCAGGTCCAGGACGCATTCGCCGCACCCTCCGCCGGCCTTGGTGTAGTCGGTGATTTCCTCCACCGTGGTCAGATCGTTTTCGGTGATGGCCCGGCGGATCTGGACGTCCGTGACGCCGAAGCACTTGCAGACGATTTCGCCCTCGGGTTTGACCAGGGGCTCCAACTCGCCGCGAAAGCGCTTCAGGGCCGACTCCAGGGCTTCCTGGCCCATCACGGAACAGTGCATCTTTTCCCTGGGCAGGCCGCCCAGTTCCATGGCGATCTCTTTATTGGTGATGGCCGCGGCCTCGTCCACGGTTTTGCCCTTGAGCAGCTCCGTGAGCACGGAACTGGAGGCGATGGCGCTGGCGCAGCCGAAGGTCTGAAACGTAGCGTCGGTGATCCGTCCCGTGTCGTCGATTTTCAGAAACAGCTTCAGCGCGTCGCCGCAGGCCAGACTGCCCACCTCGCCCACCACCGTGGGGTCGTCCATCGGGCCGGCGTTTCGGGGGTTGAGAAAGTGGTCGCGCACTTTGTCG contains the following coding sequences:
- the nifU gene encoding Fe-S cluster assembly protein NifU, which produces MWDYTDKVRDHFLNPRNAGPMDDPTVVGEVGSLACGDALKLFLKIDDTGRITDATFQTFGCASAIASSSVLTELLKGKTVDEAAAITNKEIAMELGGLPREKMHCSVMGQEALESALKRFRGELEPLVKPEGEIVCKCFGVTDVQIRRAITENDLTTVEEITDYTKAGGGCGECVLDLERILAETRGTEPAKPKPAAPKRKLTNLQRMQLVTKVIDEEIRPSLKKDRGDIELLDIEGAKVLVSMRGACSGCPSSQLTIKELVQRRLRDAVDPDIIVEEVRS